In Podospora pseudopauciseta strain CBS 411.78 chromosome 2 map unlocalized CBS411.78m_2, whole genome shotgun sequence, the genomic stretch GAAGGCCTTTCAGGATTGTACCGAGCCTGCCTTTCTACAATAGCTTTTAGGATCCCTAAACTGATAACGCCTTCTCAACTTTGCGGATCCAGCCCACGAAAAACCAACCAAGAAGAATGCGACACCAGACGCCAACCAGACTCATTCCTTGACCGATATTTCTTGCCGCTATAAAATCCACATAACACGTATCTCACAATGCATCATTAAGTTCCCGGGGCTGAGAGAGCCCATTTTCACCGCCTCATAACCACACGCATCATGTCGCGTCACCCTACCCGGAACATCTAGTAACCAACCTCCCGTCTCGCTGGTactggaggagcaggcttCTTGGATCTGctcggaggaggcggcggtggagccTTCTTCACGACAGGATAACTAGACGTGCGTGTAAGACTCGCGCTCCCTACACTGGTGGCGGGACTTGAGCTACGGCCCCAATCCGGGCTTCCCGTATCGCTCGTGTCGTCATCCCGGTCGCCAAACACATCGTCCTTGGTGGTCACGATCTTGTTAACAGGGCGCAACTGGCCACGCAAGTTGCTGACGTTGGGGATGTTTTGGTTGACGCCGTACACCGAGCTTGGAGTGCTGGCGCCGGATATCCGACCTCCGCCGATACGCTCTCGCTCCAGACTCGCACCGCCCTGGAAAGTACTAGCCTTGCTGATGGTGGGGCGAACCGTACCGTCTTGCTGATTTTGAGGTTGAACTGGAAGGCCGATACGTCCAGTACGAGACGCAGGCATGCGGACAGGTGGTGCGCTCGATTCGGTCTCGTCGGACTCGTAGATCTTCTGGCTGCTCACCCGAGGAGCACGCTCAGAGAAGCTCTGCGCCGTATTCGACCTGGCACGGCCGGTTGTTGGGCGCCGTTCTATACTGCCATATGTGCTCATGCCTCCGGGTACCGGTGCTCCTGGCCAGTTTTGGCGAACACGTCTGAGTTCCTCGGCACACCGCTCATGGTAGTCGAGCTCGGCGTCCAAGAACTGCGTCAAATCCCGTACGCTGTCGGCTTCAGCATCCCGAATGTCCTGCATACGGCGCCCAACGTCCTCGGAAGATTCCTCGTATTTGGCCTTGGCGGCGCGAAGCTCGTCGTCGATTCTGAAGTCATCTCGCTTGGCCTTCTGGGACTTGGAGATGCTGGCGTCGTACGCAAGGCGGCGgttctcgagcttcttgcgGGCAGCCTGTGCAAAAACAATTGGTTAGACACAGGTTCATGGGGAAGCAAGCGGTAGTTGCGTACGAACCTGATACTCCTTCATCATAGCCAGCGACCTCTCCAGCGACTCCAGCCAGGTTGTTGTGGCCTCCCCAACATAAGCCTCCTGGATTGCGGAAACCCTCTCGTTGGCCCGACCCATCGTTATGAGGCAGTTGCCAAAGTCGGAGTCTGGTTGGAACTCCTCGCCGTGTGCAACCATTGTGCGGCCCAGATAGGCAGCTGGGAGGCCCTTCTCTCTGTCTTCCGCAGCCTCGACACGGCGGCCAACCCATTTGACGTATTGATTCATTGACCTTTGGAGGCGTTCCATGCCTGTGTCCTGTTAGTACGAGAAGCTCTCTTCGGAGTGTGATGGGaaacctcaccctcaaaACGAAGAGCCATCTCCATTTCGAGCTGCTTGAAGTCATCAGACATGGTAGTCTTTGCTTCACTGCCCATCTTCTCGCCGGCCCATTGGAAGGCGCGGTCGAACTTCTTGCCAATATTCATGATGAGGGTCTGGTGTGTACGTTGTAGATGGCGGTATAGGTGAGTTGTGCAGATGaggaaaaagaggagaaaTGTCCTATCAGCAGTGGGACAGATGGCGGATAGTGTCCTTATGGGTGTCTCCCGGTGGAAATTGCCAGCGCACAGCTCGGCTGCTCCAACCTCTTGAATTAgtcgtggtggttgggttgtggtGTGGTATCCGTAATGAGTGACGTTCCTCCGTGTTACAATGACGGCAGCCGATTAAGAAAGGCAAAAGGTTGGGAAGCACTGCTTCGGGACGGGAACAGGGTCATATGCAGTCGAGGAAGGCGAATAAAAGAGAGGCCAGAGGTAGAGTCTGGGAAAAGAGAGTGAGGGCTCTGATATGTATTCAATGGCCGCGAGACAGATTTGTACCGTACCGTCCCTCTTGATTGCGAAACTCGTCAAAACGGGTGAATTGGAATCCTGTAGCTGGTCGCTAGGAACAAGGGTCCGCCGAACCCAAGCGGGCCAGGGGCCACTCACACCCTGAGCGGTGGCTGCAGAGCGCTAAACATGCAACTACAGGGGGGTCCCATCATCCATGCCCACCAACAGCTGACCCGCGCACCTGGGGTATCAGTCTGTTATCAGCGGGTGCGGAATCTCTCAATCATGAATGATCGATGTTTCCCATTCTGCTGGTTGCCCAGACACGGCCACATCTCGGACAGCTTTGTCGACGCAATATCGGATGAAAGTGGAAGCTGCAGCGTGAGATCACTC encodes the following:
- a CDS encoding uncharacterized protein (COG:I; COG:T; EggNog:ENOG503NUFC) — its product is MNIGKKFDRAFQWAGEKMGSEAKTTMSDDFKQLEMEMALRFEGMERLQRSMNQYVKWVGRRVEAAEDREKGLPAAYLGRTMVAHGEEFQPDSDFGNCLITMGRANERVSAIQEAYVGEATTTWLESLERSLAMMKEYQAARKKLENRRLAYDASISKSQKAKRDDFRIDDELRAAKAKYEESSEDVGRRMQDIRDAEADSVRDLTQFLDAELDYHERCAEELRRVRQNWPGAPVPGGMSTYGSIERRPTTGRARSNTAQSFSERAPRVSSQKIYESDETESSAPPVRMPASRTGRIGLPVQPQNQQDGTVRPTISKASTFQGGASLERERIGGGRISGASTPSSVYGVNQNIPNVSNLRGQLRPVNKIVTTKDDVFGDRDDDTSDTGSPDWGRSSSPATSVGSASLTRTSSYPVVKKAPPPPPPSRSKKPAPPVPARREVGY